In the genome of Synechococcus sp. CB0101, the window GAAGCTGTCGTACTCAGCAGCGCGTTCCGGGGTCAGCTCGCCGTAGCCGAAGTCCACCTGGCCGTTGCGGCGGATGCCGATGAACGCCCGCTGGCGCGCAGCGGTGCGGTTGCGCCCGCGCCACACGCGGGCGCCGAGCTTGATGTCACCGAGTGGAACGGTGATCTCCTGGCCGTTGTCGTTGACGTGCCGCTCATACATCGGGCCCGACACGTAGGCCAGGGCGGCGCTGTCTTCAAAGGCGTCCTGCTCGCGGTCCCAGCCTTCCAGCAGGTCGAGCTGCACCTGGCGGGGATCGACATCGAGGGCGTAAACCTCGTCGTTGGGTAGATAGCGGAAGGCCTCGCCACTGGCGGCGGGCACGCTGATCTCGGCGCCTTGCTGGGGTTCGGGCAGCGGCGGCGCAATCGCCACCAGAAACGCCAGCCCGGCCAGTGGCACGCCGATCGTGAGCCAGCGCTTGCGCTGCCACTGCGGCCGTGGGTCCTTGCGACGGGCGGCTGGAGGTGGCGGGGAAGCAGTGTCCAGGTTTTGCGGCCCGTTGCTGCAAATCTACGGGCCGTTGCCGGATCAGGCCTCAGGGCACCGCCAGCACCTGGGCATCGGCGATCACCCAGCGTTGGTAAGCCGGCGACACGGCATAGCCGCCGGTGAGGCTTCCGAAGGCGGGAAGCAACAGTTGGCGCTGCTGGCGCTCCAACGCGAAACAGGGCAAGCGCAGGCGATCACTCCCTTGGCCGAGCACGGCCACCGGATGCACATGGCCCGCCACATTCAGCAGGTCGGCCTCCGGCGGGGAGCAGGGTTCGTGGCTCAGCCAGAGATCGCCGCAGCGCCGCGGTGGCCCTGCCGCAAGCCCCTCCAGCCAGCTGCCCTGATCGTGGTTGCCGCCGATCAGCTCCAGCGGGCACCCCAGCAACTCCGGTAGGGCCCGGATCTTGCTGCGCAATTCCGCGGTGAGCCCCAGCCGGCTGTGGATCAGATCCCCCAGCACCACCACCCGCTGCGGTTGCAGCTGCGCCGCCAGATCGAGCAGTTGGTTGAGATTGCTCAGGTCTCCGTCGCTGGGCAGCGGGATACCGCTGGCCTGAAAGCTCTCGGCTTTGCCCAGATGCAGATCCGCCACCAGCAGCAGGCCGGTGGCGGCCTGCCACAGCGCCCGTTGGGGCAACAGCTCGAGCTCAGAGGTTTGCCAGTGCAGCCTTGTGGGCTGCATCAGCGCTGACCCATCACGTGTTGGTACGCGGGGCGCTGCTGGGTGGCCGCGATCGTGGCCTGCACCTGGGGGAAGGGGCTGAGGTCGATCTGGGGGAAGAAGATCGGCAGGTAGGCGAGGTAGGCGTTCACGGCGCAGTCGGCCACGCTCCAGCTGTTGCCCATCAGCGGCCCCTCGCCGAGCTTGCGATCCAGCACCTCCATCAGCCGCGGAAATTCGCGCTCGCGGTTGGAGGGCACGAACAGCGCCGTGGCCAAGGTGGCATTGGCAAACAGCACCCACTGCTGCGCTAGCCCCCGCTCAGCCGCGTTCTGGCATTCGCCGCCATAGCGCTCGGCCAAATACAGCAGGATCGCGCCGCTTTCAAACAGTTGCAGGCGGCCGCCGGGAAGGGTGGGGTCGTCGTCGACCAGGGCCGGCACCTTGCCGAAGGGATTGATGGCGGTGAAGCCTTCCTGGCGGTGCTCTCCAGCCTCCATGTCGAGCAGCTGCCAGGTGTAAGGGATCCCTTTCTCCTCCATGTACCAGCGCGGCATCGAGGCGCGGCTGCGAGCACCGCCGTACAGGGTGAGGGCCATGCGTGCTTGGACAACTGGCTGGTCAGTATCGGGCTCGCCCACGCCGTTTGAAATGGGGATCGGGGCCCTTCCAGCAGCCATCCGCCACGCGCGGCACGTGGCGCACCTGCTCGGTTCGGCCCACATACACCCAGGCTTTCAAGCCGTTGGCGAGCACATGGCACTGGCGTGCATAGAGCCTGGGCACGCCTTCAAAGCGATCCAGCTGTTCCAGCAGAGCGGCATTTACGGCAAAGCATTCGCCCCTGATCGCACAGCCCGGTTCGCTGCAGGGAATGGCCATTGGGAAGGGGCCGAGGTCGTACAGCGCAAAGCCCGGAAGCATGGCTGCACCCCGCCAGCACGCTCCTTGCAGCTGCCCGTGGGCAGCCATGCCTCGCTTGAGGCTGCCGTACACGAACACCAGCGCGTCAGAATCAGCGCCGTTGCCGGCCTGGTTCATGACGATTGCTCTGCTGATTGCACTGGCTGGATCGCTGGGTCTGATGGCGGTGATTGTGCGTCGTCTGGAGCGCTCCTGATTGCTGCGCAGCGCGTGGGCAGAGAACGTCGATCACACCGTTGGCATTGACCGTGCGGATCACGCCGCTGTCGATGCAGGCGATCTGAAACAGCGAGTTGGCGTTGCAGCGTGCTCCGCCTTCCGCATGAATCACCTGCCCGACCCACCAATCGCCGCTTCCTTGCACGGCCACGAGGTCGCCCACCTGCACTGCCAGAAACCGAGGCTCATCCATCGACCGAAGGGTATGTAGTTCAAATGTACTGATCGCGTGCCTTTTTGTGTGTTGTCGGTTGTCGTTGTCTCGGGGTCTGTGCAGGGTGTGGATGCTCTGACCTGATCCGGCCTTGGCTCGTTTCCGCATCACCCCAGCGCTGCCTGCTTTGCTTCTCGGTCTGGCTCTGCCCGCTGAGGCGGCCCCGGCGGTGCAGGTCCTCAACGCCAACATCACTGAATCGGAGGTGGTGGCTGCTCAGAAGGGGTGGTGCGAGGCCCTGCTGAAGATCAGTTCGGCCTATGCCTCAGGCGGGTATGCCAAGGCCAAAGCCACGGCCTCTGCAGTGATTGACCAGGCCTACGCCTATCAATTCGGCCCGGTGGCGTTCAAGCCCACCCTCGCCTCCGGAGCTCAAACCTTCCGCCCCACCCGAGCTGGCGCCCTGGCCTATTTCGTGGGTGGAGATCCGGCCTTCCCGAACGACAAGGGCTTTGCGATCAAGCCCTGGCGCCGCTGTGAGGTGACCAATCAGGTGATCCAGCTCAGCGGTAGCCAGGCCATCACCATGGGCAACGTGAGCTTCACGGATGCCTCCGGCGCAACCACCACTGTTGATAAGACCTGGTCGTTTGTGAAAGAGCCGGACGGTTCGATCCGGATCGTGCTCCACCACTCCTCGTTGCCCTACGGAAGCTGATCGAGCTGCCGCGGATCACTCGGTGCCAATCGCCCGTTATGTGATCCGTGGAACCTGGCGCGAGCTGGATCGGCTTGGCATGGTGAGAGACCCAGGGGTTTGCTTCCCATGAGCTGGTCTGAACTGGAGCGGCTGGTGTGTGATGCCGAGGCCGATGCCGCCATGCAGCGCGCGCTCAGGCACTGCCGCTCGCGCAAAGAGTTGATCCTGGCGGCGCGGCGCCTTGGCTACCGGATCACCCGCCTCGATCTGCAGCGGGCCTGGCAGGAGCATCAGGCCCTGGAGGCAGAAGCTCAGTAGGGCAGCGTGAAGCCCGACTGCATGTTCTTCACGTCGAGCATCACCCAGGTGAGCCACACCACCAGGCCGATCACCCCCGACACCGCCGCAATCCGACCTGCGGCGCGCAACACCAGTTCCAGCAGGCTGATTTCTTTCACGGGCGGCAGGGCGTTCTGGCTCACTATGGGTGGCCGGATGCCGATCTCCGGACCAGCGTGAGGCTAGTGCTGCAAATCCAGCGATGGCGCGCCGTGATGCCGCGGGAGATTTCGTTCAGTTCCTCGTCGGGGGATGCCTGTTTGGGGCAGGGGGATTCCTGCTCGCCAATCAGGTGATGGTGCGATCGGAGCTGGTTTGGGGCCGCTTCGGACGCTGGGGCGGCGGATTTCAGGCTATGCCTTGGGGTACGCCGGGCATGGGGTTGTTGATGGTTCCCCTCGGGATCGGGGTGTGTCTGTTGTTTGCCGGTACCGGTCGCCGCTGGGCGAATCTGCTCATCTGGGCTTCGCTGGCGGCGCTTCTGGTGGGTGTGCTGAACAGCCTGCGGATGACGTTCATGCCTGTCACCCTCTGGCAGCTCGGGGTGTACGTGGTGATGATCGCTGCCGGTGGTGGATTGATGTTTCGCGGTTTGCGTGCCTACGACGATCAGGGCCGCGCCGGTGTTGGCCACTCCGATCCCTCCGCTGAGGGATTGCGCCGTGAGATCGACGAACTCCGGGCTCGGATCGATGCCCAGACCAGCAAAGACTGAGCCTGCCTGGTGGGCTTCCTCAGGTGTTGCGGGAGTGTTCTTGGGGGTAGTAGTGGGCGCCCTGAGCAGCGCCTCGGCTGAACCATGGAAAGCCTGTGCTTTTAACGATCAGGCGATTGGCTGCCGCGATGTGCACCATGCCAATGGCAGCCTCACGATCCATTGGCAGGACGGTCTGTTGATGACCTATCGGTTGATTGAGGAAGGGTTCCCCCGCTCACTGTTGCGGGATTCGCTTGGTGGTGTTTGGCGACGCGAGGTGTTGGTGCAGGGCAATGCCGTGTTCACCCATGCCATCAATGGCAACAGGATTGCGGTGCCGCTGCGATGAGGCGAATCGGTGGGCTGGCAGCGTTGCTGGCGGTGGCTATGCCAGCGGCCGGGGTGGCGGACCCTTGCCCCGCCGGGGTGATCGAACAGCTGGATGGCCTCTATCGCTGGCAGCTGGAGCGCCAGAGCGTGCCCGGCCCGACGCTGATCGCCAGTCAGCTTCCGCGTTTCACCCCTGGATTGGCGGTGTTGCTTCAGGAGGCCACCGCACTGACGCCCGCCGACGGGCGCTTCGTCGACTTTGACCTGTTCAGCGGCACGCAGGTGGAGACCTTTGCTGCCGAGGTGGAGCGATGTACGGGTCAGTCAAGCGGCGCAGTGGTTGCTGAGGTGGCCGTGCGGGCCGGCCTGCGCGGCCGCACCGGTGAAGCTCCGCAGCAGCTGCGCTACGTGATGGAGCCATCGCCGACTCAGGGTTGGCGTATTGCCGACATCGTCTACCCGGGGGAGCCGTCCTTCCTGCTCTCCACGGTTCTGAAGGATTTACTCGAGCAGCGGCCATGAGCGAGATGTGTTCGGCGTTGCCGGTTGCCCTGGTGCAGCTCTGCGCCACGGAGGATGCCGCCCTGAATCGCAGCCAGGCCGAGGCCTGGCTGGAGCGTGCAGTGCTGGAAGCGCCCGGCGGAGTGCGCCCGCGGCTGCTGATGCTGCCCGAAGTGTGGAATGCACCCTATGCAGTGGATCGCTTTGCCGCCTTTGCCGAGCCGATCCCGCAGCCCGGGGCTGATCTCACGCATGGACCATCGCCTTCGTTGGCCATGGTGGCGAGCCTGGCCCGCCGCCATGGTGTGGCGGTGATCGCCGGTTCGATTCCCGAACAGGGCGAAGCTGGGCGCATCTACAACACGGCCACGGTGGTAGATCCCCGTGGGGTGTTGCTGGCGAAGCATCGCAAGCTGCATCTGTTCGATGTGGATGTGCCCGGCGGGATCTGCTTTCGCGAATCCGACAGCCTCACGGCAGGAGAGGATCTCACCGTGCTCAGCGGCTCCAGCGACCCCCTCCGCACCGGCCTGCAAGAACCGCCCAACCTGGGACTGCTGATCTGTTACGACATCCGCTTCCCAGAGCTGGCCTTGCTGATGCAGCAGCGCCACGGCTGCACGCTGTTTGCCTGTCCGGCCGCCTTTAACACCACCACCGGGCCGCGGCATTGGCATCTGGTGATGCGTGCCCGCGCTATCGATACCCAATGCTTTGTACTTGCCTGCTCCAGTGCCAGGCCTCAGGGTGGTGGCTACCCCAGCTACGGCCATTCGCTGGTGGTGGATCCCTGGGGAACGGTGATCGCCGAGGCCGGAGAGGGGGAGCAGGTGTTGCATGCGCAGCTTGATCTGAGCCAGGTGGCGCTGGCACGCCAGGCCATTCCCACGGGTAACCAGCGCCGGCAAGACGTGTATCGCCTCAGTGGTGCGCCCGGTCTGAGCGTTCATGAAGCCGCCTTCATGAAGGGCGATTGCGCTGGGTGAAGAGCGATGTCGATCGTTCCCGACCGGTTGCCGGATGCCTTCGGCCGGTCCATCGTGATGGCAACGGGATTCGGAGGCGCCATTGATGGACGACACCCCCCCTGAGCACCAGACAGGAGCGCGCTGACGATCCGGCCCCTGCTCCAACACTCTCAACGGATCTCTGATGTCCCCCGTGCGCAACTGTTGCGCCGTCCACTGCGCCGCCTGAGGTGCCCCGGATTCAGTGGGACGTCCCCCTAGACACCTGGCCCCAGGTGCCAGCGCCGGCAGCTCCGCCCCACAACCAAAGACTTCAGACCTCGATCGCTGGATCGAGGTTGTTCATGAGCATCACGATGGCAACGCTGGCCCCAATCCGCGGGCAGATCAGCTGAGCAGGCAAACGCCCGGGGCCTTGGTCCCGGGCTTTGTTGTGTTTCCCCGCACTTTGTCCTAGGGATTTGAGCAAGGCAGCACGGAGCGGGTGGTGATGGAACGTGGGCGCGCTGGATGGCTTCGGCCGTTGCTGCTGCTGCCCCTCCTATGGCCGGCGCCAGCGGCAGCGCAGCACATGGCGGCCTACGGCCAACTCGCGCAGCAGTGCCGTGATTCGGGCTCGCCCGCTTCATGCCGCGCGGCTCTGGAGCATTCCCATCGGCTTAAGAACTGGGCTGAAGCGAGTAAGCGCTGGCGCTGTTACACCGCCGTGCTTGGTGCCGAAGCGGAAATGGTGGCAGCAACGCTGACGGCTAATCCCCAGACGCCTTCGTTGGATGCTCTCCAGGAGATGCGGCAGGTGTGCGGGCGTTAGTTCGCCCCCAGCGCCGTTGGTTTGATTTCGCCGCTTTCCATCAGGCAGGCGTTCTGCCAACCCACCTGCAAGGGCACATTGGGGCAGGCGGGGTCGTGAGCTGCGGCCACCGTGTCGGTGCCCCAGCGCAGCGAACCGTTGCGGGAGAACAGTCCGGTTCTTGGGCATTTGTTGCCTTTGCCAGCCAGTTCAGGGTCATGACCGTCTGAACTGAGAACCATGCGTGTCAGTACTCCTCCACGAGGCGAATCGCAGATCACGCGCGTGCAGTAACCAGCTCCTGAGTAGGCATGGCCTGCGGGGCAGGCATTGAGGCTGAGCTTGGTTGGACTCTCTGCCCCCTGCTGATGCATCTGGATACAGCCGGCGTAATCGCGGGCATCCACACAGAGTTGGTGGAGTTCGGGATCAATCGTGGCGAATGCCGGAATGGCCGCAGCGCTGAACAGTGATGAGCTGAGGAGGATGGCTCTCACTGCGTTCATGGCCGTTCATTGCTTTGGGATGAGCCTAGGGGCTGTCTCGAATGCGCTAAACACTGGGATCGTGATCAATGTCTTTGATGAGCGTTCCTGCATTGCCGGCGGTGGTGAGCCTTGCGGCGCTGATCACCTACCAGGGCACGGCGATGGCTGTGGGTCAGGCGCGGGTGAAGCACAAGGTGATGCCACCGGCCACATCCGGCCCTGAGCCGTTTGAGTGCGCTCTGCGGGTGCAGCAGAACACCCTGGAGCAGCTGGTGTTCTTCCTGCCGGTGTTCTGGCTGGCCGCCTTGATGGGCAGCGAAACCTGGGCTTGCCTGCTCGGCTTTATTTGGGTGGGAGGTCGCGTCGCCTACGGCGTGGGTTACCGGTTGGCACCGGGCAAGCGCGGCCCGGGCTTCGGCATCAGCTTTCTGTGTTCGATTGCCCTGCTGGTGATGGCGATCGTGGCGGCGTTCAGCCAGGGATGAGGCGCAGCAGGGTCGCTGCCGTGGCCAGCTGACGCAGGGGAATGCCGAACAGCAGGCTCACAAAGTCGATGGCAACGGTGGCGACCACTGAGGCAGGAAGCGTTCCTGAGAAGTGTAACGAAAGATTGCGCGACCACTTCTTGTGGCCCGGGGCTCAGCCGTGCCCTCCGTTCATGCCCCCGGTGAGTGGGGCTGCTCGATCCCTGCAAGACCGCGGCGAAACAGCTCCCTGGCGTAGTCGGTCCAGGTGCCCTGGCCCCAGTAGCGGAAGCAGCTGGTTTCCAGCAAAAGCAGATGCAGGAGCGCGTTCTGGTAGGCGGGGGTGCGGGTTGTGCCGGGGTCGTCGGCAACGGCTGGATCGAAGCGTTGGTGAAAGCGCGCGCTGAGCTCCTGCATCGGCTCCAGCACGTTGGTGTAGCCCTCCACCCAGCTGATGTTGTTGGTCCAGGACGATCCCTCCAGGTTCACAGGGCCGCCTGAATCCGCTTCTTGCCAGACCCGGTGTTGGCCGGCGGCCTGAATCGCGGTGAAATCCTGTTCCGACACACCGCTGGCCGCCAGCCGATCGAGATACTCCGTGCCGTTGATCGCAGTGGTGCGGCCATCAGCGTCGTCGCGCAGGCGCTGGTAGCTCTGAATGAAAGCCGGCGGGAATTCGTTCATCATCACGCCGCCGTTTTCGCCATCGGCGATCTGAGCCACCAGCGGCGGGATCGTGGTGGATCCGAGCTCAACAGGGT includes:
- the pdeM gene encoding ligase-associated DNA damage response endonuclease PdeM; the encoded protein is MQPTRLHWQTSELELLPQRALWQAATGLLLVADLHLGKAESFQASGIPLPSDGDLSNLNQLLDLAAQLQPQRVVVLGDLIHSRLGLTAELRSKIRALPELLGCPLELIGGNHDQGSWLEGLAAGPPRRCGDLWLSHEPCSPPEADLLNVAGHVHPVAVLGQGSDRLRLPCFALERQQRQLLLPAFGSLTGGYAVSPAYQRWVIADAQVLAVP
- a CDS encoding glutathione S-transferase family protein — protein: MALTLYGGARSRASMPRWYMEEKGIPYTWQLLDMEAGEHRQEGFTAINPFGKVPALVDDDPTLPGGRLQLFESGAILLYLAERYGGECQNAAERGLAQQWVLFANATLATALFVPSNREREFPRLMEVLDRKLGEGPLMGNSWSVADCAVNAYLAYLPIFFPQIDLSPFPQVQATIAATQQRPAYQHVMGQR
- a CDS encoding gamma-glutamylcyclotransferase, translating into MNQAGNGADSDALVFVYGSLKRGMAAHGQLQGACWRGAAMLPGFALYDLGPFPMAIPCSEPGCAIRGECFAVNAALLEQLDRFEGVPRLYARQCHVLANGLKAWVYVGRTEQVRHVPRVADGCWKGPDPHFKRRGRARY
- a CDS encoding DUF3104 domain-containing protein, translating into MDEPRFLAVQVGDLVAVQGSGDWWVGQVIHAEGGARCNANSLFQIACIDSGVIRTVNANGVIDVLCPRAAQQSGALQTTHNHRHQTQRSSQCNQQSNRHEPGRQRR
- a CDS encoding Nif11 family protein, translating into MSWSELERLVCDAEADAAMQRALRHCRSRKELILAARRLGYRITRLDLQRAWQEHQALEAEAQ
- a CDS encoding carbon-nitrogen hydrolase family protein, whose translation is MSEMCSALPVALVQLCATEDAALNRSQAEAWLERAVLEAPGGVRPRLLMLPEVWNAPYAVDRFAAFAEPIPQPGADLTHGPSPSLAMVASLARRHGVAVIAGSIPEQGEAGRIYNTATVVDPRGVLLAKHRKLHLFDVDVPGGICFRESDSLTAGEDLTVLSGSSDPLRTGLQEPPNLGLLICYDIRFPELALLMQQRHGCTLFACPAAFNTTTGPRHWHLVMRARAIDTQCFVLACSSARPQGGGYPSYGHSLVVDPWGTVIAEAGEGEQVLHAQLDLSQVALARQAIPTGNQRRQDVYRLSGAPGLSVHEAAFMKGDCAG
- a CDS encoding MAPEG family protein, with the protein product MSVPALPAVVSLAALITYQGTAMAVGQARVKHKVMPPATSGPEPFECALRVQQNTLEQLVFFLPVFWLAALMGSETWACLLGFIWVGGRVAYGVGYRLAPGKRGPGFGISFLCSIALLVMAIVAAFSQG